The Sinorhizobium fredii USDA 257 region TGGACGGCGACGAACTCGCCGAACTTTTTTGTCACATTGTCGAACCGGACGGACGCCATGGCCCTCAACCCTTGACCGCGCCCAGGGAGAGCCCCCGGACGAGGTGCTTCTGGACGATGAAGGCAAAGATGACGATCGGCACGCAGGCCATGAATCCGGCGGCGCTGATCTCCCCCCAGTAGGTGCTGTATTGCGTCACCCGCCCGGCAATCCCGATCGGCAGCGTCTGCGATTGCTCGGTCAGCGTGATGACGAGCGATAGCAGGAATTCGTTCCACGAGATAATCAGGCAGAATATGGCAGTCGCCGCGAGCCCGGGGCGAGCGAGCGGCAGCGCTACGTGCAGGAAAGCGCCCCAGCGCGTGTCGCCGTCGACGATCGCCGCCTCTTCCAGCTCGACCGGGAGATCCTGGAAATAGCTCTTCATCATCCAGGTCGCAAACGGCAGGTTGAAGGCGGTATAGGCGATGATGAGCGCCGACTTCGTGTTGAGCATGTCGAAATAGTTGAAGAACAGGTAGAGCGGGATGATGCTGACGATCGGCGGCATCATCCGCGTCGAAAGAATCCAGAACGAGATCTGCTTGCGCCACTGCCAGGGGTAGCTGAAGCGCGCCAGCGCATAACCGGCCATGGTGCCGAAGGTCACGGAGATGGCGGTCGTGCCGACGGCGACGAGGAAGCTGTTCAGCGCATAGCGCAGGAAGGGGCGCTGGATGAAGGCTTCGTCGTAATGCTTCAGCGTCGGGTTGCGCGGTACCCATTCCGGCGGCACGGCGAAAATGTCGATGTCGAACTTGAAGGAGTTGGCCGCGATCCAGTAGACGGGAAAGAGGGTCGCGACCAGCGCGACGAGGATCGCCAGGTAGGCGGCAAGACGGAGTAGGGTCTCTCGGGTGCGGCTGCGTGTCCTGATCGTCGCCATCGTCTCACTCCGCCAGACGCATGCGTTTCATGAACCAGGTGCTGAGCAGGATCGTGACGAACAGCACGAAGAGCGATATCGCCGCCGCATAGCCGGGATCGGCGAAGCGATAGGCGACCTGGTAGATATAGAGGCTCAGGACCTTGGTCCGGTCTGCCGGGCCTCCGCCTGTCAGGATGAAGACGAGGTCGAAAAGGCGCAGCGCATCCATGACGCGCAGGAGCAGCGCAATGGCGATCACCGGCTTCAGGAAGGGCAGCGTCAGGTCCCAGAATTGCCGCCAGGACGAGGCGCCGTCGAGTGCTGCCGCCTCGTAGGGCTCGACCGGCAGGCTTGCCAGGCCCGCCAGCATCAGCAGGAAGATGAACGGCGTCCACTGCCAGACATCGGCGACGATGATCGAGAACATGGCAAGGTTCACGTCGCCGGCCCAGGCCTGGAGGGGAAGGCCGAGCTGGAACATGATCTCGTTCAGGACGCCGAATTGCGGCTCGTAGATGAGCTTCCAGGTGATTGCGACGGCGATCGGCGGCAGCATCATCGGGATCATCAGCACCGTCTTCAGGAAGCTGAGCCGCCGGATGAACCTGTCGAGGAGAAGCGCCAGGCCGAGGCCGAGAAGGAATTCGAGCGCCACCGCGACGATCGTGAACACCAAGGTGTTGCGGAGCGCCACGTGGAATTGCGGGTCGGAAAGCAGCCGGGCGAAATTGCCGATGCCGACGAATTCCCAGGGCAGGTCGGGATTGGGGCTGATCCGGTGCACCGCCGCATAGAACATGTAGACACTGGGAAAGATCGTAAGGGCCAGCAGGATGAGCACGGTCGGCGCGAGCATCAGATAGCGCAGATGACGCTCCCTCCAACGCTCCAGACCCCCTCCCGGTCGGAGCGACTTGGCGAACGTGCCCTTGTCAGCCCTCAACATCGGCCCTCCCCTGACACCTTCCGTACCTATTTCAGCTCCGGCCGCACCGCAGAAAATTTCACCGATCACATGAGCGGGGCGGAGCCCCGCTCATGTCGACAATTGCCTACTTTAGACCGGTTATCTGCTCGACTGCGGCCTGCGAACTCTTCAGCGCCTCCTCCGGCGAGATCGTCCCGGCGACCGCCTTCGAAAGCTCGATGCCGAAGGCATTCTCGATCTCCGGCCACTTCGGATGGCGCGGGCGCGGCGTCGACGCCTGGATCGCCTCCATGAGCACCGGATAGTGGCGGAACTGCTCCTGCTTGGTCAGTTCCGCATCGGTGAAGACCGAGGTCCGAACCGGCGGATTGCCGCGTTCGGCTGAGATCTTGATCTGCTCGGCCGTGGTCGCCCACATCATGAAGTCGAAGGCTTCCTGCTTGTTCTTGGACGCCGCCATGATCCCCATCGTCCAGTGACCGATCTCCGAGCTACCCGGCTTCGTGCCGGCGGGAATCGGGCTGTAGGAAATCTTGCCGACCATCTTCGACTGGCTCGGGTCTTCGAAGGTCGCTACCCAGTTCGGCCAGTTGATCGACGACGCTGCGGTGCCGGCGGCAAGGGCGGTGCCGACCTCGTTGGCATTATAGCTCTCGACGCCCTTCGGCGACACGTCGCGCAAGGCCATGAACGTCTTCATCGCGGCGGCGCCCTCGGGCGTGTCGATCGTCACCTTGGTGCGGTCCGCGTTGAACATGTCGGCACCGTAGGACCAGAAGATCGGCATGAAGTCGGCAACGACCGGGTTACCCTGGCCGCCGCGGAAGACATAGCCGAAATAGCGCCCGCCGCCCTGCTCGGTCAGAGCCTTGGCGGCCTTCAGCACGTCGTCCCAGGTCTTCGGGGACTCGACGCCGGCTTCCTTGAACTTGGCCGCGTCATAGAAGAACATCTGGGCGTTGCCCACATAAGGCAGGCACACATAAGGCCCCGAGTTATAGGGGTTGCGACAGATCGCCAGCGACTTCGACAGGAAGTCGTTGTCCGGCCCTTCCACCCCGGCGGCCTTGAAGTAGGGCGTCAGGTCCTCGAGGTGACCGTTTTCCGCAAAGAACGGTATCCACGGATCGTCCATCAGGATGATGTCGAATACGCCGGACTTGGTTGCCCCGGCATTCGCACCCTGTTCGAAAACGTTGGCATAGGGCGCCTGCACCGTCTCCACTTTCGTGTTTTTCAGCTTCGCGTAGTCGGCCGCCGCGGCCCTGAGACCGTCGCCTTCACTGCCGGAAGGCACGAGAATCGTGATATCGGCCCAGGCAGACGCACTGATCGCGAGCGCAGAGGCCGCGACAGCCAGGGCCAGACAGAATTTGCGCACCATTGAA contains the following coding sequences:
- a CDS encoding carbohydrate ABC transporter permease — protein: MATIRTRSRTRETLLRLAAYLAILVALVATLFPVYWIAANSFKFDIDIFAVPPEWVPRNPTLKHYDEAFIQRPFLRYALNSFLVAVGTTAISVTFGTMAGYALARFSYPWQWRKQISFWILSTRMMPPIVSIIPLYLFFNYFDMLNTKSALIIAYTAFNLPFATWMMKSYFQDLPVELEEAAIVDGDTRWGAFLHVALPLARPGLAATAIFCLIISWNEFLLSLVITLTEQSQTLPIGIAGRVTQYSTYWGEISAAGFMACVPIVIFAFIVQKHLVRGLSLGAVKG
- a CDS encoding carbohydrate ABC transporter permease, whose amino-acid sequence is MLRADKGTFAKSLRPGGGLERWRERHLRYLMLAPTVLILLALTIFPSVYMFYAAVHRISPNPDLPWEFVGIGNFARLLSDPQFHVALRNTLVFTIVAVALEFLLGLGLALLLDRFIRRLSFLKTVLMIPMMLPPIAVAITWKLIYEPQFGVLNEIMFQLGLPLQAWAGDVNLAMFSIIVADVWQWTPFIFLLMLAGLASLPVEPYEAAALDGASSWRQFWDLTLPFLKPVIAIALLLRVMDALRLFDLVFILTGGGPADRTKVLSLYIYQVAYRFADPGYAAAISLFVLFVTILLSTWFMKRMRLAE
- a CDS encoding ABC transporter substrate-binding protein; amino-acid sequence: MVRKFCLALAVAASALAISASAWADITILVPSGSEGDGLRAAAADYAKLKNTKVETVQAPYANVFEQGANAGATKSGVFDIILMDDPWIPFFAENGHLEDLTPYFKAAGVEGPDNDFLSKSLAICRNPYNSGPYVCLPYVGNAQMFFYDAAKFKEAGVESPKTWDDVLKAAKALTEQGGGRYFGYVFRGGQGNPVVADFMPIFWSYGADMFNADRTKVTIDTPEGAAAMKTFMALRDVSPKGVESYNANEVGTALAAGTAASSINWPNWVATFEDPSQSKMVGKISYSPIPAGTKPGSSEIGHWTMGIMAASKNKQEAFDFMMWATTAEQIKISAERGNPPVRTSVFTDAELTKQEQFRHYPVLMEAIQASTPRPRHPKWPEIENAFGIELSKAVAGTISPEEALKSSQAAVEQITGLK